Genomic DNA from Candidatus Eisenbacteria bacterium:
CGCGATGAGCATCGTGTAGTTCACGTTGTACTCGTCGGCGAACGGGCGGACGTCCTGCGCGCCTCCGTGATCGAGGGAGAGGCCCACGATCTCGAGGCCCTGGTCACGGTACTTCGACTGGAGCCGGACGAAGTCGGGAACCTCGTCACGGCACGGAGGGCACCAGGTCGCCCAGAAGTTGAGGAGGACGACCTTGCCCTGGAGGTCGGTGTTTCGGACCGTCTTCCCCTCGAGGTTCGGAAGCGCGAAGGCGGGCGCCGCCGTTCCGACGGCGCCCCCCTGGGTCGACGTGGTCTTGGTGGTGCAGCCCGTGCC
This window encodes:
- a CDS encoding TlpA disulfide reductase family protein, which produces MRHALVAGALALLLAVSLTGTGCTTKTTSTQGGAVGTAAPAFALPNLEGKTVRNTDLQGKVVLLNFWATWCPPCRDEVPDFVRLQSKYRDQGLEIVGLSLDHGGAQDVRPFADEYNVNYTMLIASQETADAFGGIQGVPTTFVLDRKGTIVKRFVGRAPAEAFEEAIRPLLAQPAT